Part of the Aestuariirhabdus haliotis genome, GTCGATCATATCCTGTATCAGGCGATTGCCGTCGTTGCCCGGTTCGATGCCGTGAATACGGCCGCGAAATTGGTCTTTAAAACGAGCCAGGTCGGCAAAGGTTCTCACGCCCCCATCATAAGCAGCGCGATTCACCGCCAGGGTGTATTTGGCACCGGTCAGGTTAGCCCGCACGGTTTCGACACTACCGGCTTCACGGTACTTGGCGATATCGGCTTCCATGGTTGGCATCCAGTTCCCCAGAAACACATCCAGCTCGTTGGACGCCAACGAAGTGTAGGTCACCGGCACGGAAAGCAGCTGACTCTTGGCTTGGTAACCCAGGCCCTTAACCACTTCGGAGGTCACCGCGGTGGTGGCGGTAATATCGGTCCAGCCTACATCGGAAAAGCGCACGGTGGAGCACTCGTTGGCCGATGCGTTAATACTGGCGGCGCTAAAACCCGTAGCCAGTGCGATCGTAATCGCAGCCGCCCGGTTGGTAAAAAATCGACTCGCTTTGTTCATTCTTTTTTCCTTTTATCGTTATCAAATAATGCCGCTGTATTTCCAAACCAGGCGATTCAAAGCCTGGCTTGGAGATACAACCGCGAAATAAGGCACAAGTATTCAGCTTAGCGCTGTGCCGTCTGGTAATTCGGGTGTATCCAAACCGGAACCTGGGCGGCCGGCAGCGGAGATTTTCCAAGAATCATATCCGCTGCCTTTTCGGCCACCATAATGGTGGGAGCATTCAGGTTACCGTTAGTGAGTGTCGGGAACACGGAGGAATCAACTACCCGCAGCCCATCGACACCGCGCACACGACACTGAGCATCCAGCACCGACATCGGATCGTTGTCAGCCCCCATTTTACAGGTACAGGCCGGGTGGTAAGCACTTTCGACATTGTCACGCACCCAGGCATCGATCTGCTCATCGCTCTCGACATCAACCCCCGGCTGGATCTCTGCCCCCCGGTAATGATCCAGGGCTTTCTGATTAAGCAGCTCGCGGGTCAGACGTATGCAGCGTCGCCAGTCTTCGCGATCTTGCTCGTTCGACAGATAGTTAAAGCGAATCGACGGTGCCTGTTCCGGATCGCTGCTTTTGATGCTGATCGAGCCGCGACTCAGGGGCTTGTTGGGACCCACATGGACCTGAAAACCATGACCGGCAAAAGCCGCATTGCCATCGTAGCGCATGGCCGCCGGCAAAAAATGGTACTGGATGTCGGGCCACTTCAAACCGGCCCGTGAACGAATAAAGCCGCAGGATTCAAAATGATTGGTGGCACCCAAACCGTCTTTCAGCAACAGCCAGCGCAGACCGATCAAGCCCTTGCTAAACCAATCCAGCTTGCTGTTCAGACTGACCGGCTGGGTACATTCAAACTGGAAATAAACCTCCAGATGGTCCTGCAGATTCTCACCGACACCGGGCAAATCCAGCACCAGTGGCACGCCGGCTTGCCTCAACACCTTTGAAGGACCGATACCCGACAACTGCAACAATTGCGGCGAACCGACAGAACCTGCCGACAGAATCACTTCACGGCGCGCAAAGACTTGCTGAAGTTGTCCGCGATGGGCGTACTCGACACCGGTGGCCCGTAACGAATCGGCGGCGCTTTTCTGTCCACTGCTCCCTTGCGTTAAAACTTTGTGACTCATCACTTGGGTCAGCACGGTTAAATTTTTCCGTTTCATAGCCCGGCGCAGATAAGCGTTCGACGTTGAACTGCGGACCCCGTTCTTGACCGTCATATGCATCGGGCCGAAGCCCTCCTGCTGGTATCCGTTGTAATCCCTGGTAATGGGATATCCCGCATCGGCACCGGCGTCGATAAACGCCTGATACAACGGATTAAGCCGCATATTATTACCATTGCAGGTGCCTACCGGTCCGCTGCCACCCCGGTAATCATCTTCACCGCCTTGCCAGGTCTCGGCACGCTTGAAGTAGGGCAGGCAATGCTGGTAATCCCAACCTTCGGCACCGGCTTCCTGCCACTGGTCAAAGTCGCAGGCATGGCCACGCACATAGACCATGCCGTTGATCGACGAGGAGCCGCCCAGGGTTTTGCCCCGAGGGGTATGCAGGGATCGATTATTGATATGGGGTTCGGGTTCCGAATGAAACTGCCAGCACAATCGCTCGGTGTTCATCGGATACGACAGCGCGGTCGGCATCTGCACAAACAGACTTCGGTCACTGCCGCCGCGCTCAAGCAATAGCACCTGGTGCTCACCACTGGCCGTAAGACGATCAGCCAGAACGCAACCGGCGGATCCGGCACCCACGATGATGTAGTCGTACTGCGGTGTCATGTGATGGGGATTCCTCTGTTCATGTTCATCGGGGTCGCGCGACCCTTCGGCCAAGCCATAACGACCGGCTCAATTAATACGGCCGCTCAATGTCGCCCAGTTCGACGTAGACACTTTTCGTTTGGGTGTAATGATAGAGACTCTCCATACCGTTTTCCCGACCGATGCCCGATTCTTTATAGCCACCCACCGGCATTTCAGCCGGCGATGCTCCCCAGGTATTGATCCAGCAGATCCCCGCTTGCAAGCGATTGATGACCCGGTGGGCACGACTGATGTTCTGAGTAAAGACACCGGCGGCGAGTCCAAAACGGGTTGCATTGGCGCGCTCCACGACCTCATCCTCATCACTAAAACGCAGCACCGACATCACCGGCCCAAAAATCTCATCGGTGACATGGGGCATATCATCCTGGCAATCGACGAATACAGTGGGTTGTACGAACGCCCCTCGGTCGAGGCCGTTGCTGGTCACCCGCTGGCCGCCACAGAGCAATCGAGCACCGGCTTGCTGGGCAGCATCGATATATGACATCACCTTATTAAGGTGTTGCTGGGAGATCAATGCACCGACCTGAGTCTCGGGATCTTCGGGGTTACCAATGATCATCTGCTCGGTGCGCAGCTTCAGTTCGGTCAGGAATGCGTCATAGATATCATCGTGCACAAACACGCGCGTACCATGGGTACAGACCTCTCCCTGGGTATAGAAGTTGGCCAACATGGCACCGGAGACCGCATTGTCGATGGCACTGTCAGGAAAAATAATCAAGGGGGATTTACCCCCTAACTCCATCGTAACCGGCTTCAAACTGCCGGCGGCGGCGGCCATAACGGTTTTACCGGTACCGCATTCACCGGTGAAGGAAACCTTGGCAATACGGGGATCGGTGGTCAGCATCTGGCCCACTCGATAGTCCCCTTGCACCACATTGAAGACGCCATCGGGTAAGCCGGCTTCGCTGTATATTTCCGCCAGTTTCAGCGCGCTCAGCGGGGTTTCCTCGGACGGCTTGAAGATCATCGAATTTCCCGCGG contains:
- a CDS encoding choline ABC transporter substrate-binding protein, yielding MNKASRFFTNRAAAITIALATGFSAASINASANECSTVRFSDVGWTDITATTAVTSEVVKGLGYQAKSQLLSVPVTYTSLASNELDVFLGNWMPTMEADIAKYREAGSVETVRANLTGAKYTLAVNRAAYDGGVRTFADLARFKDQFRGRIHGIEPGNDGNRLIQDMIDKDAFALKDFRLVESSEAGMLAEVKRAERRNKWVVFLGWAPHPMNSNFDMEYLAGGDDWFGPDFGGASVYTNTRQNYSKQCPNMGALLKNLAFSLDMENRVMAAILDDGKKPEVAAVEWLQANPEVLEVWLDGVTTLDGKPGLPAVRAYLKL
- the betA gene encoding choline dehydrogenase produces the protein MTPQYDYIIVGAGSAGCVLADRLTASGEHQVLLLERGGSDRSLFVQMPTALSYPMNTERLCWQFHSEPEPHINNRSLHTPRGKTLGGSSSINGMVYVRGHACDFDQWQEAGAEGWDYQHCLPYFKRAETWQGGEDDYRGGSGPVGTCNGNNMRLNPLYQAFIDAGADAGYPITRDYNGYQQEGFGPMHMTVKNGVRSSTSNAYLRRAMKRKNLTVLTQVMSHKVLTQGSSGQKSAADSLRATGVEYAHRGQLQQVFARREVILSAGSVGSPQLLQLSGIGPSKVLRQAGVPLVLDLPGVGENLQDHLEVYFQFECTQPVSLNSKLDWFSKGLIGLRWLLLKDGLGATNHFESCGFIRSRAGLKWPDIQYHFLPAAMRYDGNAAFAGHGFQVHVGPNKPLSRGSISIKSSDPEQAPSIRFNYLSNEQDREDWRRCIRLTRELLNQKALDHYRGAEIQPGVDVESDEQIDAWVRDNVESAYHPACTCKMGADNDPMSVLDAQCRVRGVDGLRVVDSSVFPTLTNGNLNAPTIMVAEKAADMILGKSPLPAAQVPVWIHPNYQTAQR
- the betB gene encoding betaine-aldehyde dehydrogenase, which gives rise to MTTAIVQHFIHGRYTDTPAQETFPSLNPATGETLATVAQADSAQMAQAIASSQEGQECWAAMSGAERGRILRRAAELLRERNDELALLEVRDTGKPYQEAVAVDILSGAEVIDYYAGLADKILGECQDLGGTNFFYSRREPLGVCAGIGAWNYPIQIACWKSAPALAAGNSMIFKPSEETPLSALKLAEIYSEAGLPDGVFNVVQGDYRVGQMLTTDPRIAKVSFTGECGTGKTVMAAAAGSLKPVTMELGGKSPLIIFPDSAIDNAVSGAMLANFYTQGEVCTHGTRVFVHDDIYDAFLTELKLRTEQMIIGNPEDPETQVGALISQQHLNKVMSYIDAAQQAGARLLCGGQRVTSNGLDRGAFVQPTVFVDCQDDMPHVTDEIFGPVMSVLRFSDEDEVVERANATRFGLAAGVFTQNISRAHRVINRLQAGICWINTWGASPAEMPVGGYKESGIGRENGMESLYHYTQTKSVYVELGDIERPY